Proteins encoded together in one Acidobacteriota bacterium window:
- the purS gene encoding phosphoribosylformylglycinamidine synthase subunit PurS, with the protein MRARVYVTLKPSVFDPQGRVVADALVTLGYQDVQDVRQGKFFEVELTEPDATKAKARVTEMADKLLANPVIESYRVEVFE; encoded by the coding sequence ATGCGTGCCCGTGTGTATGTGACCTTGAAGCCGTCCGTGTTCGATCCCCAGGGCCGCGTCGTCGCGGATGCGCTCGTCACGCTCGGCTACCAGGACGTGCAGGATGTGCGGCAGGGCAAGTTCTTCGAGGTCGAGCTCACTGAGCCGGATGCGACGAAGGCGAAGGCGCGGGTGACCGAGATGGCCGACAAGCTGCTCGCCAACCCGGTGATCGAGAGCTACCGCGTCGAGGTCTTCGAATGA
- the purL gene encoding phosphoribosylformylglycinamidine synthase subunit PurL yields MAVIDAAVLERHGIKPDEYERILELMGREPNLLELGLFSVMWSEHCSYKSSRVHLKTLPTTGPRVVQGPGENAGAVDIGGGLCAVFKIESHNHPSFIEPYQGAATGVGGIIRDIFTMGARPIALLNALRFGSLDQPLARRIFEGVVAGVGGYGNSIGIPTVGGEIVFDDMYSGNPLVNVLCLGISRIDGIVKGAAKGAGNPVFYVGAKTGRDGIHGATMASAEFDEKSAEKRPAVQVGDPFMEKLLMEACIEVMKTGAVLGLQDMGAAGLSCATSEMGSRGGVGMTIDVMHVPQRETGMTPYEIMLSESQERMLLVVEKGREHEVTAVFEKWDLHAVQVGEVVEGSRLKVHERGVLVADVPNRALTDEAPVYRRPMQEPSWQKDVRKLSLDALGPPPAAQAAFDRLLTVPTIASKRWAYGQYDHSVGTNTIAQPGMSAAVVRVKGTTTGLAVSVDGNGRFCYLDPHRGAMLAVAEAGRNVACAGGEPIGGTNNLNFGNPERPEIMWQLGEAVRGIGEACRALGIPITGGNVSLYNETEGRAIYPTPVLGVVGLLEDAAKTTTRAFKRAGAAVVLLGDNLGELGGSEYLATMHGTVAGMPPALDLAREAALQKLIVTLIRGGLVDSAHDCSEGGLAVTLAECTFNSGGIGVTADVAEVRLKPDTTADVASGFSRTYTVNATLFGESASRIVVSASTERLDAVLAAAKDAGVTATVIGKTGGDRIRLSVGGTAAVDSAIVAAEQAWATSIERRMSGNVR; encoded by the coding sequence GTGGCAGTCATTGACGCGGCAGTTCTGGAACGACACGGCATCAAGCCGGACGAGTACGAGCGCATTCTCGAGCTGATGGGCCGCGAGCCCAACCTGCTGGAGCTGGGCCTGTTCTCGGTGATGTGGTCCGAGCACTGCAGCTACAAGAGCTCGCGCGTGCACCTGAAGACGCTGCCGACCACCGGCCCGCGCGTCGTGCAGGGGCCCGGCGAGAACGCCGGCGCGGTCGACATCGGTGGTGGCTTATGCGCGGTCTTCAAGATTGAGTCGCACAACCATCCCTCGTTCATCGAGCCGTACCAGGGCGCTGCGACCGGTGTCGGCGGCATCATCCGCGACATCTTCACCATGGGCGCGCGGCCGATCGCGCTCCTGAACGCGCTGCGTTTCGGCTCGCTCGACCAGCCGCTGGCCCGCCGCATTTTCGAGGGGGTCGTCGCCGGCGTCGGCGGCTACGGCAACAGCATCGGCATCCCGACCGTGGGCGGCGAGATCGTTTTCGACGACATGTACTCCGGCAACCCGCTCGTGAACGTGCTGTGCCTCGGCATCTCGCGCATCGACGGCATCGTCAAAGGCGCCGCCAAGGGCGCCGGCAACCCGGTGTTCTACGTTGGTGCCAAGACCGGCCGCGACGGCATCCACGGCGCGACCATGGCGTCGGCCGAGTTCGACGAGAAGTCGGCCGAGAAGCGTCCGGCCGTGCAGGTCGGCGATCCCTTCATGGAGAAGCTCCTGATGGAGGCCTGCATCGAGGTGATGAAGACCGGCGCGGTGCTGGGCCTCCAGGACATGGGCGCGGCCGGCCTGTCGTGCGCGACCTCGGAGATGGGTTCGCGCGGCGGCGTCGGCATGACCATCGATGTGATGCATGTGCCGCAACGCGAGACCGGCATGACCCCCTACGAGATCATGCTGTCGGAGTCGCAGGAGCGCATGTTGCTGGTGGTCGAGAAGGGCCGCGAGCACGAAGTGACGGCGGTGTTCGAGAAGTGGGACCTGCACGCGGTGCAGGTCGGCGAGGTGGTCGAGGGCTCGCGCCTGAAGGTCCACGAGCGCGGTGTGCTGGTGGCTGACGTGCCGAACCGTGCGTTGACCGATGAAGCACCGGTGTATCGCCGGCCCATGCAGGAACCGTCGTGGCAGAAGGACGTGCGGAAGCTGTCGCTCGACGCCCTTGGTCCGCCGCCGGCCGCCCAGGCGGCGTTCGATCGGCTGCTCACGGTGCCGACCATTGCCAGCAAGCGCTGGGCCTACGGGCAGTACGACCACAGCGTCGGTACCAACACGATCGCCCAGCCCGGCATGTCGGCGGCCGTGGTGCGCGTGAAGGGCACCACCACCGGCCTGGCCGTGTCGGTCGACGGCAACGGCCGGTTCTGTTATCTCGATCCGCACCGTGGCGCCATGCTGGCCGTGGCCGAGGCCGGGCGCAACGTCGCGTGCGCCGGCGGCGAGCCGATCGGCGGCACCAACAACCTCAACTTCGGCAATCCCGAGCGGCCCGAGATCATGTGGCAGCTGGGCGAGGCCGTGCGCGGCATTGGCGAAGCGTGCCGGGCGCTGGGCATTCCCATCACCGGCGGCAACGTCAGCCTTTACAACGAGACTGAAGGCCGGGCCATCTACCCGACCCCAGTGCTGGGCGTGGTCGGCCTGCTCGAAGACGCCGCGAAGACGACGACGCGCGCGTTCAAACGAGCGGGCGCGGCGGTGGTGTTGCTGGGCGATAATCTGGGCGAGTTGGGCGGCAGCGAATACCTTGCCACCATGCACGGCACGGTGGCCGGTATGCCGCCCGCGCTGGACCTGGCGCGGGAAGCCGCGCTGCAGAAGCTGATTGTCACGCTGATTCGCGGTGGGTTGGTAGATTCGGCGCACGACTGTTCGGAAGGCGGCCTCGCCGTCACGTTGGCCGAGTGCACGTTCAACAGCGGCGGCATTGGGGTGACCGCTGATGTCGCCGAGGTCCGGCTAAAGCCGGACACTACAGCTGATGTGGCGTCCGGCTTTAGCCGGACCTACACTGTCAACGCCACACTGTTCGGCGAATCAGCATCGCGGATCGTCGTATCGGCTTCGACAGAGCGCCTCGACGCGGTCCTCGCCGCCGCGAAGGACGCAGGCGTCACGGCCACCGTGATCGGCAAGACCGGCGGCGATCGCATTCGTTTGAGCGTGGGGGGCACGGCGGCGGTTGACTCGGCCATCGTCGCTGCCGAGCAGGCCTGGGCAACGTCGATCGAGCGAAGGATGAGTGGCAATGTTCGATAA
- a CDS encoding GMC family oxidoreductase, with translation MTIHESDICVIGGGITAAMLVERLSELKPGLSITVVEAGRSIFDRENRGQYHRRALAYGEHPWHDDFIEDQQAKGMISMTMAVGGQALHWGGACNRFSEEDLRLRSMYGLADDWPMTWAELERYYVEAERRLNVAGDTSPYPEDRRSAPYPQPAMPLSYNLQVLRKWAEQSGLKFSPLPMSRNVSAPFGGRGQCGLYDTCGDVCPTGARYSPDYTYQQLIAANKVTLHDRMLIRRLVVDEGRSTIAMAQGYHQDRPNEVTEYRARQFVLASGQCWSPHLLLLSTSPRFPNGIANRSGLVGRYMNGHKFISAQATIDEETFPGQNMSHSLISREYFRCAPGAPFVRHDTRVWESSAGKEPRLRSADGGLLLGDELLNEWRGRALKGSSVRLRTYYDSHPSADSRLSLDPASKNRYGDPMPKIEHRLDAAAEAREAATLAHCTGVFERLVRASNGRLTGQPSVSTYWDHPAGGCRMGTDPATSVCDSFGRTHDHENLFVIGAPTLPTGGCTNGTLTFVAVSLRSAAHIASLSARF, from the coding sequence ATGACCATTCACGAATCTGACATCTGCGTCATCGGCGGTGGCATTACGGCGGCCATGCTGGTCGAACGCCTGTCCGAGCTGAAGCCTGGTCTGAGCATCACCGTGGTCGAGGCTGGCCGCTCGATCTTCGATCGCGAGAACCGCGGCCAGTACCATCGCCGCGCGCTGGCGTACGGCGAGCATCCGTGGCACGACGACTTCATCGAGGATCAGCAGGCCAAGGGCATGATCTCGATGACCATGGCCGTCGGCGGCCAGGCGTTGCACTGGGGCGGCGCGTGCAATCGATTCTCCGAGGAGGATCTGCGGCTCAGGTCCATGTATGGGCTGGCGGATGACTGGCCCATGACGTGGGCCGAACTCGAGCGGTACTACGTCGAGGCCGAACGCCGCCTGAATGTTGCCGGAGACACCAGTCCGTATCCCGAAGATCGCCGATCGGCGCCGTATCCGCAGCCGGCGATGCCGCTGTCGTACAACCTGCAGGTTCTCAGGAAGTGGGCAGAACAGAGCGGGCTGAAGTTCTCGCCGCTGCCGATGTCGCGCAACGTGAGCGCGCCGTTTGGCGGCCGCGGGCAGTGCGGGCTCTACGACACCTGCGGCGATGTCTGTCCCACCGGTGCACGCTACTCACCGGATTACACCTATCAGCAGCTGATTGCCGCGAACAAGGTGACGCTGCACGACCGCATGCTGATCCGGCGCCTCGTCGTGGACGAGGGACGCTCGACGATCGCCATGGCGCAGGGTTATCACCAGGATCGGCCGAACGAGGTGACCGAGTATCGCGCACGGCAGTTCGTGCTGGCGTCGGGCCAGTGCTGGAGCCCGCACCTGTTGCTGCTGTCGACGAGCCCTCGGTTCCCCAACGGCATTGCCAATCGATCCGGATTGGTCGGGCGCTACATGAACGGTCACAAGTTCATTTCGGCCCAGGCGACGATCGACGAAGAAACGTTCCCCGGGCAGAACATGAGTCACAGCCTGATCTCGCGCGAGTACTTCCGATGCGCCCCAGGTGCCCCGTTCGTGCGGCACGATACGCGGGTCTGGGAGAGCTCGGCCGGCAAGGAACCTCGGCTGCGCAGCGCCGACGGCGGCCTCTTACTGGGCGACGAACTGCTCAACGAGTGGCGCGGTCGCGCGCTCAAGGGTAGTTCGGTTCGCTTGCGCACTTACTACGACTCGCATCCGTCTGCCGATAGCCGGCTCTCGCTCGACCCGGCGTCGAAGAATCGCTACGGCGATCCCATGCCGAAGATCGAGCACCGGCTCGACGCCGCTGCCGAGGCGCGCGAAGCCGCCACGCTGGCGCATTGCACGGGCGTGTTCGAGCGCCTGGTGCGCGCCAGCAATGGCCGGCTGACCGGCCAGCCGTCGGTCTCGACCTACTGGGACCACCCGGCCGGCGGTTGCCGCATGGGCACCGACCCGGCCACCAGCGTTTGCGACAGCTTCGGCCGGACCCACGATCACGAGAACCTGTTCG
- the purF gene encoding amidophosphoribosyltransferase gives MFDKFRDECGVFGIYGHPEASKLAYLGLYALQHRGQESAGIASADGERVRLVRQMGYVNDIFNEATLATLSGPIAIGHTRYSTAGESKLSNAQPILIDCVHGQVGICHNGNIVNANEVRDRLVRAGSIFQTNSDTEVVLHLYARSQAGSVEDALVESVTQLTGAFSFALITKDSMIAVRDPHGFRPLALGKLDNSWVVSSETCALDLIGATYVRDVEPGEVLIIGPHGLRSVKPFPKAQLSHCIFEHVYFARPDSEVFGQSVNEVRTELGRVLARETGVEADVVVPIPDSGVCAAIGYSEESKIPLRMGLIRNHYVGRTFIEPAQSIRHFGVKVKLNPVKSILAGKRVVLVDDSLVRGTTSRKIVKMVRASGAKEVHLRISCPPTVSPCFYGVDTPRRQELIGATHTLEEIRKYVAADTIGYLSLDGLLSSVKGQGPSYCTSCYTGQYPVAFPRDHSGYLQLSLKIDGPRQPLPEEEPVG, from the coding sequence ATGTTCGATAAGTTCCGCGACGAGTGCGGGGTCTTCGGCATTTACGGCCACCCGGAAGCGTCGAAGCTGGCCTACCTGGGCCTCTACGCGCTGCAGCATCGCGGACAGGAAAGCGCCGGCATTGCCTCGGCCGACGGCGAGCGCGTGCGGCTCGTCCGCCAGATGGGCTACGTCAACGACATCTTCAACGAGGCGACGCTGGCGACGCTGAGCGGACCGATCGCGATCGGCCACACTCGCTATTCGACCGCCGGTGAAAGCAAGCTGTCGAACGCACAACCCATCCTGATCGACTGCGTCCACGGCCAGGTCGGCATCTGCCACAACGGCAACATCGTCAATGCCAACGAAGTGCGCGACCGGCTGGTCCGCGCCGGCTCGATCTTCCAGACCAACAGCGACACCGAAGTGGTGCTGCATTTGTACGCGCGGTCGCAGGCCGGCTCGGTCGAAGACGCGCTGGTTGAGTCGGTTACGCAATTGACCGGCGCCTTCTCGTTCGCGCTGATCACCAAGGACTCCATGATAGCCGTGCGCGATCCGCACGGCTTCAGGCCGCTGGCCCTGGGCAAGCTCGATAACTCCTGGGTGGTCAGTTCAGAGACTTGCGCGCTCGACCTGATTGGCGCCACCTACGTACGTGACGTCGAGCCCGGCGAAGTGCTGATCATCGGGCCGCACGGGCTGCGATCGGTCAAGCCGTTCCCGAAGGCGCAGTTGTCGCACTGCATTTTCGAGCACGTTTATTTCGCCCGCCCCGACAGCGAGGTGTTCGGCCAGAGCGTCAACGAAGTGCGCACCGAGCTGGGCCGGGTGCTGGCGCGAGAGACCGGCGTCGAGGCGGATGTGGTCGTGCCCATTCCCGACTCGGGCGTCTGCGCGGCGATTGGCTATTCCGAGGAATCGAAGATTCCCCTGCGGATGGGCTTGATCCGCAATCACTACGTCGGCCGGACGTTCATCGAGCCGGCGCAGTCGATCCGTCACTTCGGCGTCAAGGTGAAGTTGAACCCGGTGAAGAGCATTCTCGCCGGCAAGCGCGTGGTGCTGGTCGACGATTCGCTGGTGCGCGGCACCACCAGCCGGAAGATCGTGAAGATGGTGCGCGCGTCGGGCGCGAAGGAAGTGCACCTGCGCATCAGTTGCCCACCGACGGTCTCGCCGTGTTTCTACGGCGTCGATACGCCGCGGCGGCAGGAGCTGATCGGCGCCACCCACACGCTCGAGGAGATTCGCAAGTACGTCGCCGCCGACACCATCGGCTACCTCAGCCTCGACGGCCTGTTGTCGTCGGTCAAGGGGCAGGGGCCGTCGTACTGCACGTCGTGCTATACCGGCCAGTATCCGGTCGCCTTCCCGCGCGACCATAGTGGCTACCTGCAGTTGTCGCTCAAGATCGATGGCCCGCGTCAGCCCCTTCCGGAAGAGGAACCCGTTGGCTGA
- the purB gene encoding adenylosuccinate lyase has product MISRYTNPEMGRIWSDQRRYETWLQVEVAAAEAMAAAGIIPAEAARDLREKGAFDVARIDEIEKVTQHDVIAFTTSVAEKVGPSARWLHFGLTSSDVIDTAQAVQMVEACDVILKLLTGLGEAVKTRAIEHKDTPMIGRTHGVHAEVMTFGLKLALWYADIARSIERVRRAREGVRVGMISGAVGTFAHLDPKIEEDVCHRLGLEPDAVSSQVIQRDRHAELLSALAITGACLEKFALEIRGLQKTEIGEVEEPFAKGQKGSSAMPHKRNPIGCEQIVGLARLLRSNAMAAMENVALWHERDISHSSVERVILPDTFIALDHMLRRFTRIVSGMVVYPDRMLANLNRSRGVVFSGQVLLELARHGVSREQAYEWVQRNAMRSFHEQQDFKPLLLADADIAVVLPADEIEKAFDLKEQLRNVDVVFARVFDTRRAAL; this is encoded by the coding sequence ATGATCAGCCGCTACACCAACCCCGAGATGGGCCGCATCTGGAGCGACCAGCGGCGCTACGAAACCTGGCTCCAGGTCGAAGTGGCCGCCGCCGAGGCGATGGCCGCCGCCGGCATCATCCCCGCCGAAGCGGCGCGGGACCTGCGCGAGAAGGGCGCCTTCGACGTTGCCCGCATCGACGAAATCGAAAAGGTCACCCAGCACGACGTCATTGCCTTCACCACCTCGGTGGCCGAGAAGGTTGGGCCGTCGGCGCGCTGGCTGCACTTTGGCCTGACCTCGTCCGACGTGATCGACACCGCGCAGGCGGTGCAGATGGTCGAGGCGTGCGACGTGATCCTGAAGCTGCTGACCGGCCTCGGCGAGGCCGTCAAGACGCGCGCGATCGAGCACAAGGACACGCCGATGATCGGGCGGACGCACGGCGTCCATGCCGAGGTCATGACCTTCGGCTTGAAGCTGGCGCTGTGGTACGCCGACATCGCCCGCTCGATCGAGCGCGTGCGGCGGGCCCGCGAGGGCGTGCGCGTGGGCATGATCTCGGGTGCGGTCGGCACCTTCGCGCACCTGGACCCGAAGATCGAGGAAGACGTGTGCCACCGGCTCGGGCTCGAGCCCGACGCCGTGTCGTCGCAGGTCATCCAGCGCGATCGCCACGCCGAGTTGTTGAGCGCGCTGGCCATCACCGGGGCATGCCTCGAAAAGTTCGCGCTCGAGATTCGCGGCCTGCAGAAGACCGAGATCGGCGAAGTCGAGGAGCCGTTTGCCAAGGGGCAAAAAGGGTCGTCGGCGATGCCGCACAAGCGCAACCCGATTGGCTGCGAACAGATCGTCGGCCTGGCCCGCCTGCTGCGCAGCAACGCCATGGCGGCGATGGAGAACGTGGCGCTGTGGCACGAGCGCGACATCTCGCACTCGTCGGTCGAGCGCGTCATCCTGCCCGACACCTTCATTGCCCTCGACCACATGTTGCGCCGCTTCACCCGCATCGTCAGCGGCATGGTGGTGTATCCCGATCGCATGCTGGCCAACCTGAACCGGTCGCGCGGCGTGGTGTTCTCGGGACAGGTGCTGCTCGAACTGGCCCGCCACGGCGTCTCGCGCGAGCAGGCCTACGAGTGGGTGCAGCGCAACGCCATGCGCTCGTTCCACGAGCAGCAGGACTTCAAGCCGCTGCTGCTGGCCGATGCCGACATCGCCGTGGTGCTGCCGGCTGATGAGATTGAAAAGGCGTTCGACCTGAAGGAACAGCTCCGCAACGTCGACGTCGTGTTCGCCCGAGTTTTTGATACCAGGAGGGCGGCACTTTAG
- the purQ gene encoding phosphoribosylformylglycinamidine synthase subunit PurQ has product MKFSVVVFPGSNSDYDAFYAASAVIGEDAALVWHKDTDLQGADVVILPGGFAHGDYLRTGAIARFSPIMSAVKAFADRGGPVLGICNGFQVLLEAGMLPGAMVRNDRIKFVSRLVPVRVEQTDTPFTAACAARQVLHMPVAHGEGNYYADPETLAALEAHRQVVFRYADAAGEVTPASNINGSLNNIAGICNRQRNVVGLMPHPERATEAQLGSADGRVILASAVKALASLSR; this is encoded by the coding sequence ATGAAATTCTCAGTGGTCGTCTTCCCCGGGTCGAACTCGGATTACGACGCGTTCTACGCGGCCTCGGCGGTGATTGGCGAGGACGCGGCGCTGGTGTGGCACAAGGACACCGACCTGCAGGGCGCCGACGTGGTGATCCTGCCTGGCGGCTTCGCGCACGGCGACTACCTTCGCACCGGCGCCATTGCCCGTTTCTCGCCGATCATGTCGGCGGTCAAGGCGTTTGCCGACCGCGGCGGGCCGGTGCTGGGCATCTGCAATGGCTTCCAGGTGCTGCTCGAGGCGGGCATGCTGCCGGGCGCCATGGTCAGGAACGACCGCATCAAGTTCGTGTCGCGACTGGTGCCGGTGCGCGTTGAGCAAACCGATACGCCGTTCACGGCGGCCTGCGCCGCCCGGCAAGTGCTGCACATGCCGGTGGCGCACGGCGAGGGCAACTACTACGCCGATCCCGAGACGCTGGCCGCGCTCGAGGCCCACCGCCAGGTCGTGTTCCGCTACGCGGATGCCGCCGGCGAGGTCACGCCCGCCAGCAACATCAACGGCTCGCTCAACAACATCGCCGGCATCTGTAACCGGCAACGCAACGTGGTGGGGCTGATGCCGCACCCCGAGCGCGCGACGGAAGCCCAGCTGGGGAGCGCGGACGGCCGCGTGATCCTGGCATCGGCAGTGAAAGCTCTCGCATCCCTCTCGAGGTAA
- a CDS encoding HEAT repeat domain-containing protein, which yields MAERLGLVTLALLLAGTTALAQERGPTPASPEEIRVAIGKLGDLDYPTRMGAGRTLRRAPTAQVVPALLEAISGHADGYIRYKALILLTGFNDPRTVDTMREAMVSPNDRLREVAFAYFEQFPSASLAPGMLAALDKEQGEFVRPALIRALAAIHKEPKVTDALIRDAGRGVDFFRSTVIEALGDYKIAAGVPKLIEIAKIDGPLQDDAATALGKIGDNAALGTLAELQRTAPKEAQPAIAAAICLMGTNCSAHVGYLEKTLTFADTYPGYQELLRGAAAGLGNVARQGNEEALNILFRVGIPSQDPVRAPVTLALGLVALRNTPLMLKAIGSHPDQAGAIGILAEAFDMLEEDLEEERFFVAVRRAYWSAPDGSEMRKLCELLITKLDF from the coding sequence TTGGCTGAGCGTCTTGGCCTTGTCACGCTGGCGTTGCTGCTGGCGGGCACGACTGCGCTCGCGCAGGAGCGCGGTCCGACACCCGCGTCGCCCGAAGAGATCCGCGTGGCCATTGGCAAGCTCGGCGACCTCGATTACCCGACACGCATGGGCGCGGGCCGGACCCTTCGCCGTGCGCCTACCGCGCAAGTGGTGCCGGCCCTGCTCGAGGCCATCAGCGGGCACGCCGACGGCTACATCCGCTACAAGGCGCTGATCCTGCTGACCGGATTCAATGACCCGCGGACGGTCGACACCATGCGCGAGGCCATGGTCTCGCCCAACGACCGCCTGCGCGAGGTGGCGTTTGCGTACTTCGAGCAGTTCCCCTCAGCGTCGCTCGCGCCAGGCATGCTGGCGGCGCTCGACAAGGAGCAGGGCGAGTTCGTGCGTCCGGCGCTGATTCGGGCGCTGGCGGCCATCCACAAGGAACCCAAGGTCACCGACGCCTTGATCCGCGACGCCGGTCGCGGCGTCGACTTCTTCCGCAGCACCGTAATCGAGGCGCTCGGCGACTACAAGATTGCCGCCGGTGTGCCTAAGCTCATCGAGATCGCCAAGATCGACGGGCCGTTACAGGACGATGCGGCGACGGCGCTGGGGAAGATTGGCGACAACGCGGCGCTCGGCACTCTGGCGGAACTGCAGCGAACGGCGCCGAAGGAAGCGCAGCCGGCCATTGCCGCCGCGATCTGCCTGATGGGCACCAACTGCTCGGCGCACGTCGGCTATCTCGAGAAGACCCTGACTTTTGCCGACACTTATCCGGGGTATCAGGAGCTGTTGCGTGGCGCCGCCGCGGGCCTGGGCAACGTGGCCAGGCAGGGCAATGAAGAGGCGTTGAACATCCTGTTTCGTGTCGGCATTCCGTCGCAGGATCCGGTGCGCGCCCCGGTCACGCTGGCGCTCGGCCTGGTGGCGCTGCGCAACACGCCGCTGATGCTGAAGGCGATCGGGTCGCATCCCGACCAGGCCGGCGCCATCGGCATTCTCGCCGAGGCGTTCGACATGCTCGAGGAGGACCTCGAGGAAGAGCGCTTCTTCGTCGCGGTTCGCCGCGCCTACTGGTCGGCCCCCGATGGCTCGGAGATGCGCAAGCTGTGCGAGCTGCTGATCACCAAGTTGGACTTCTAG
- the purM gene encoding phosphoribosylformylglycinamidine cyclo-ligase: MDYKSSGVDIDAGHETVRRIKKLAQSTFTPGVLSEIGSFGGLFKLDPAAWKEPVLVSSADGVGTKLKVAFMANQHTTIGVDLVNHCVNDILVQGAVPLFFLDYLATGKLSPDVAEQIVQGLARACKDNGCALLGGETAEMPGFYNDGEYDVAGFIVGAVDRARLIDGKTIAAGDVLLGLPSSGLHTNGYSLARKIAFEELKLDVDTHVPDLGETVGQALLRPHRSYLPAIKPLLGKGVIKGMAHITGGGITDNLPRVLPAGTAARVDRTSWRVPAIFRWLGESGRVPEYDLRRALNMGIGMILVVGKNDVDAVRQELLNAGEANSLVIGDIIVGEPGVEYV; the protein is encoded by the coding sequence ATGGATTACAAGAGTTCTGGCGTAGATATCGACGCGGGCCACGAGACCGTTCGCCGCATCAAGAAGCTGGCGCAATCGACCTTTACGCCCGGCGTGCTGTCGGAGATCGGCTCGTTCGGCGGTCTGTTCAAGCTCGATCCGGCGGCCTGGAAGGAGCCGGTGCTGGTGTCGAGCGCCGACGGCGTTGGCACCAAGCTCAAGGTCGCCTTCATGGCCAACCAGCACACCACCATTGGTGTGGACCTGGTGAACCACTGCGTCAACGACATCCTGGTGCAGGGCGCCGTGCCGCTGTTCTTTCTCGACTATCTCGCCACCGGCAAGCTCTCGCCCGATGTGGCTGAGCAGATCGTGCAGGGCCTGGCGCGCGCCTGCAAGGATAACGGCTGCGCGCTGCTCGGCGGCGAAACCGCCGAGATGCCGGGCTTCTACAACGACGGCGAATACGACGTCGCCGGGTTCATTGTCGGCGCCGTGGATCGCGCCCGCCTGATCGACGGCAAGACCATCGCCGCCGGCGACGTGCTGCTCGGATTGCCGTCGAGCGGCCTGCACACCAACGGCTATTCGCTCGCCCGCAAGATCGCGTTCGAGGAGCTGAAACTGGATGTCGACACGCACGTGCCCGACCTTGGCGAGACGGTCGGCCAGGCGCTGCTGCGTCCCCACCGGTCGTACCTGCCGGCGATCAAGCCACTGCTGGGCAAGGGCGTCATCAAGGGCATGGCGCACATCACCGGCGGCGGCATTACCGACAACCTGCCGCGGGTGTTGCCGGCGGGAACCGCCGCGCGCGTCGACCGCACCTCGTGGCGGGTGCCGGCCATTTTCCGCTGGCTGGGAGAATCCGGCCGGGTCCCGGAGTACGACCTCCGCCGCGCGCTGAACATGGGCATCGGCATGATCCTGGTCGTCGGGAAGAACGACGTGGACGCCGTTCGCCAGGAACTGCTCAACGCCGGCGAAGCCAACAGCCTGGTCATTGGCGACATCATCGTGGGTGAACCCGGCGTCGAGTACGTGTAG